From the Drosophila simulans strain w501 chromosome 2L, Prin_Dsim_3.1, whole genome shotgun sequence genome, the window CacttgcaaattgcattttttattaattccaCGAGGCCTAAGTGCAGCAGAAAAGTGTACTTCCCCGGAATTCTCTCcgatgttttattttatattaaaccaaaaacagagttgaattttttttagtaatataCCTTTTAAAGTATAGCAAAGTTGTTTAGTTTATTCAATTGAATGAAGCGAAGGCGCGGCCTTTATTCTTTGATAATAATGCAGATAGGTGTGTTAAATTTCATTCTCAATAGCAGAAGCTAAATTTTAAGGTTGCGAGAAGTTCTACGACCGCTGTAAATGCCGGCTGACGGATTACCCTCTCCTCCACTGCCTAGGGCCTGCATCTGTCGAGGAATCGAGGGTACAGGCAGACCTCGCGGATGTGATAGCGGTTGAGCAGCCAGCAGAGGAAGCGCTCCAGTCCCAAACCATAGCCGCCATGTGGCATGGTTCCATAGACGCGCTGGTCCGTGTACCAGTAGTAGGGCTGGGGATCAATGCCTTCGCGCGCATAGCCCTTGAGCAGCTCCTCGCTGTCGTAGATCCTCATCGATCCGCCCACAATCTCGCCCACATTTGGCAGCAGAACGTCCACGCTCTCGGTCAAACGCTGGTCCTCCTTGCAGCGCTGCATGTAGAAGGACTTGATTTCCGCTGGGAAACGGCACAGCATAATGGGTTCGTTGATGGTATCGGTCATCTTGCGCTCAGGAGCCTCGGGAATATCCTCGCCAAACTCATAGAAGGTGCCATCGTCCTTGGTCACGTTGTTCTCCTTCAGCCACTTGATGGCATCCTCGTAGTTCATGCGACGGAATGGCTTCTGAGGCGGCTTGAAGTCAGGGTTAAGCTCCTTGACCAAGTAACCCCATGGGGACTTCAGTACACGATCCACCACGTCGCAGACCAGATCCTCCAATCGATCAAGCAGCTCATCGAACGTTAGGAACGGACACTCGGCCTCCACGTGCGAGTATTCGGCCAAGTGCCGCCGCGTACGACTCTGTTCCGCACGATAGCTCTGGGAAATGGTAAAGACGTCACCCAAAGCCGGCAGGCAGGTCTCCAGATATAGCTGCGAGCTCTGCGTGAGATAGGCCTCCTCGCCGAAGTACTTGAGCTTGAAGAGCGTTGAGCCACCTTCTACCTGCGTCTGTACCAGAGTCGGGGGCGTCACCTCGTTATAGCCACGCGCCTCGTAGTGGGCACGGAATGCTTGCGTCACAACGGATCGCATCTTGAGCACTTTCGAGGTGTTCTCGCCACGGATCATGATATGCCGGTTGTCGAGCTGCACGTCCGGTTGTGCTTCCTCGTTGAGAATGGCATCGGCGCCGCCGGGCGGAGCCGGGCCAATCAGCTCCCAGTAGTCAACGTTTAGTTCATGCCCTCCCGGCGCCGTCTTTCCTTCTGGAACTAGTTTCAGGGTACCGAACAGGACCACAGAGCTTTCCGTGCTCAGGGTGAGCGCGTCGTAGGTCTGGCAGAGCTGGTCGTTTAGCACGCACTGCAGGAAACCGGTGCCGTCGCGCAGTGTTATGAAGATCAGGGACTTGCCCTGACGACGCAGACGATGCACCCAACCGTAGACCTTGACACGCGAGTCGCGGTTGGCAGTGCCCTCCAAGATTCGAATTCTGCGGGCTACCGGCAGACTGGGATCCTCCGAGATCTTCACCTTCCGGGCATCCTCCAGATTCTGCTGGCGCTTCTCCGCATCCTCCGCCTCACGTTGCTGCTTCTCGGCATTCTTGTGCGACTCCCTGACGAACAGTTTCTGAATTTTCTTCAGCTGGGACTTGGCAGCCGGCTCGTAGGGCTCCGCTGCATTCGGATCCTTGGTGTCTACGTAAATCGTGGGAAAGGGCTCCTTGCCCGCATGACGCATCGCCTGCAGGATGGTCTTGAAGGGCTTGGACTCACTGCCATCGCCGGACTCATCACTGCCCTTCTTTTCCGACGTAAAGATAGCACCTGCACATGGTCGTACATATAAACATTGCACATTATAGATCGATAAATCTGGTTCGCTGGCAACGTGGACGAAATAGTTGGCCCACTTCTATCACTTAAACGCATGCTTACCCAAGGTTAACTCAGCCAACTGATCGGCGGGCATTTTGTCTGCTTTGTGACTAAGACTTTACTGAGAACTGATTTGCCTTAAATCTCGTTAATACATGCACAAAATTGCATCAGCTTCAAGTCGACAGCTTTGGCAAAACGATACTTCTCGCCGGATACTCGATAGACACGATGCAAAGCAAGTGCTGGAAAACACCAATTGCCAAGTGGGGGCTGAAAGTTTAAATAAGCAACACTTGGATTTTTGGGCGGGAAATCTTCTATTacattataaataattgtgtTTATTTCTTAAGAAAAAGTTCTCTGCATAACAgggttttataaaaagaacTAGGAATCAGTATGTATTGCTTGTAAATGAGTATTATTCAAcattaatttggtttttgagCAATAAAGTTCGGCGTCATGATTTTtcattggtttatttttatgcaaatggtcattggttttttttatgcaaattatgcaaaatttaaTGGTTCTTTTTACATTTCCGATTTTTTAAAGTAACTAAATCTGGCTATAAAATATCGGCTCATTTGCAATCCCTCAGCTATTATCGATAAATAAAGTTGCCTTCTCACCTTCGTGAGAAAACGTAAACAATttaagaaaacagaaaatgcCATCGGAAAACAGGTGATTGCAGCATAAGTACTTACAAAACTTATTTACTAAATTCAGCTATACTATTTCCTCTCAACAGAATCAAAATCCTGCCCAAGGCGGTGGTCTGCGAGGAGAGCAACCTGCGCGGTGACATCACCTTCTCGTCGGGCTGTGTGGTTCACCCGAGTGCCACCGTTATCGCCGACGCAGGACCCATAATAATTGGGGAGAACTGCATCATAGAGGAATATGCCACCGTAGCACACCGTTTGGAGCCGGGCGCCGTTTGGGATGTTAACAATATCCTGAGCATTGGCACCCACAATGTCTTTGAAGTCGGCTGCCAAGTGGAAGCGGCCAAGATTGGCGACAAGAACGTCTTCGAGAGCAAGTGTTTTGTGGGCCGCGGTGTCACTGTTTCCAGCGGTTGTGTGGTGGGAGCTGGAATAAGGATCCACGGTAGTCAACGTCTGCCCGAAAACACGATTGTTTATGGAGAGCAGGGCCTGCAGCGCGAGGCCATCGACAAGCAGGGATCGCAGACCCTGCAGATCGACTTCTTGCGCAAGGTCCTGCCGAACTATCATCATCTCCGCAAGCCCAACCACGATCCCAAGAAGGCGCGCAGCGtggtttagttttaagtattctttatacacatatatatctaaTCCGTCATGTATTCTCCACTTTCATGGCATTAAACTCTGCCATCTCCTTTTCGAACGTAACGATTGTATGATCACACAGACCCTCCAGATCCTCCAGTCCCCGTTTAAGTATATCTATGGCTCTGTCTCGACGGGATTGGATGCGGAAGTGCAGCTTCTGCTCTGTGGGATGCGGAATTGTGTAGCCACAGAAATCCACCTCCGGGTAGCGGGCTATGATCGTTTTCAGCGCATTTCCCAGCGTGTGGCCCTCGTTGGTGAACACAAAAGTCCGAGATCCTTCGCCGTTTTTCTCATCACCAGCCAGCTGGGGAAAGTATTCAAGTATTAATTACccactttgcatatttaatgcattGCCTACCTCTGCCAATGCTCCCATTTTCAGTTTGTTCAAATACTCTTTcgtttgtttacaaaaaacGTGCAAGGCACATGCCTCGGCAATCGATGTTAGAGTCATCGAAACCTATCGATGTAAGTATCTAAAGACGGCAAGTTCCAATTGGAATGCAATGTAGGTAAAATGTAGAGATGCTTatccaatttaaaatttgactTAAGCTTAAACAAATCTACACGATAAAactgtaaataaaacaaataagaaattCAAGTTGTTTATGTAAACAAAAGAGTATATCTTCTGAAACATTCCTACTGTTTACTTGTGCCAAGTGTCATGCCCCATTGACTTTAATTCTTGAAAATAAATGCGTTACTTTTAAATTGGAAGTAATGCATAGACACCGAGGTAGCGTCATCGATGTATCGATAGCACGCCGATGTCTCCACCAGCTCCAGTTCTTGACGCGTTCTGACACGGACGCGGTTTTCGAGCCAGAGCATTGAATTGTGTGTGTTGCTTGTTAATTCGCTTCGTTCTGTGGCCAATTTTATTGGGCCAACTGCGAAATCAGTTTTGTGCGGTGTCGgccaaaagaagaagaaaagtgTCGCAAACAGCCGCATTAGCATAATTGCAAGCCGCCTTCTgcatacgtgtgtgtgtgagtgttggtTTGTTTGAAAGCATCAGCAGAAAAGGCGGCAAGGAAAGAAGCAGAGAGGCGATGCGGagcgaagaaaacaaaaacaaaaaaactgcAACGGCAAACATAATTATTTGCGCAATGCATTCAACGTGAAGTTGCTCCAAAAACACCGACACTCGACCAAAAACGCATACAACGACGAATCGGCAGTTCATTTTACATGCTTTTTTGCCGTTTCCATCAGGAATTGACTGCAATACAGGTTTGTTTAATGCCCACCATGTGCTTATTAATAACATCGCATACATAAATAAGCGTTATTGAAAAGCTCCAGTtgtcatttcaattttgttgacggccacgccccccatcTGGTTccgaaaattatgcaaattcatgcgcccttttatttttgtgcacGCACACAGCTGCAAACAGGCAGCTGCCTCGGCCGCCGTGCAGTCGACGCTGCTGCCCGCGAAGGCGGAAGTGATGGCTAAAAAATACCAGTTCAGAGGCTCAACTAAAGCTTTATCTTGATCGTTACTGTGCCTCCTGTTCTGCTTTTCGTTAGTTATTGCCAATAATGTAGACTTTTATATccaaattgttaaattttctAATTGGCACTTTGCATTCACGTTGGCAGTTTGCGTCTTCAATTACCAATTACGAGAATAACAGTATTCGGTTTCTTAATTTGTACTTTAGGAAATTACATATAACCAAAAGGTTAAATACGATCAAATATGATCTCTTACATAGTTTTTAGCAAAATTTGGACGGTgctaacaaaatattttatttaattttgtgtatGTATggtatttaatccaataagatttttaaaaatatatttcgccCTAGGATATGCAGCACTTTATTGCAAATTGCTCTTAGCCAATGCTCACTGTATTTTGTTTCCACTGGTTGCTATGCTCTCCTCCCCTGCCCCTTGCCATTCCCCTCTCCGCATCCTTTTCGGCATCCTGCTAACTCCTTTGCACTCATTTGTTCGGTGGTAgctgacacacacactcacacatatgcacacatCTGTTGTGCTTTGGTGGTGACTAATGCGGCAGCATGTTCCGTTATCTCATGCGTTCCCCCTCCTCGCGCCCACGCGCCTCAGCGCTTGTGTTGTAATAATCACTTTtcgtgtatgtatgtatgtgcgccCGAGTCTGTCTCACGTTTCGTTTGGCGCCATGCGTTCCCCCCAATTTGCAGTTGTTGCAATTTAGTCTAGGCTGCGTTCCGCTTCCATTTCGTTTCCCCCATTATGCGCCCTTTTgccttgttgtttttgtttttacatgGCCTGCAGtgtaagtatgtatgtatgtattgaGAGCCGGCGTTTTTGTGGCTCGTGTGTGAGTGAGAGCGAGGCAGCTGCTCTCTCCTGGCCGAAAAAAAGTGGctcgctctccctctctctcctGGGCTAACTCTATTCTTGCTTTTATGGGTTTCTTTTGAGTTTGCAATTATTTCGGCTTTGTGGTGGTTACAACAAAGGAACTGCATATAACCGTCACGATCGTCGCAAAAAGGGAGAATAAGAAAAAGAGAAGTGCGAAATGGTTCTGGGAATACGATCCAGAGGGCccatgtaaatatataaacacaaCCTACTATATACATTAGTATGTACATAGCAACAGCGATTTATGGCCTGTATATAGGGAAAATAACTTCTCTAGCATTTACTCGCGAAACTGATTCGTAAACAATTCACCGACTCgtgtgtaaaatatttttccaacgACAAACAACGCAAACGAGTAGAAAGTCATAAACGCATAGAAAAAGGATGTGGTACTGTTAACCATTTTAagattatattaattaaatataaataaagcacAATAGTATTTTTTGTGTATAGCTGCGCACGtgaaaataaatgacaaaaGAGGGGGAGCCCGAATTTGTAAGTCCTCCCTAGAGTGGTATATATTCCACCTTGTGCCATGAATATTGCAAATAATCCACTTGAGGTACAAAATACCTGTCCAGAGTGTAGACACAGTGAGCTGACTTGACAAGGACAGgttacaaattgaattttaaaacaaaaatttgtatgtataatGGTACTAACCTCAGGATTTTACCGATTCTTATCGTAAATTCTTACATGTTTAacgaatttttgaaaataattctGACAGTATTATTTAGACCTAGCAATGGTGTGTTCTTTCGATCATTTATCTAAATTTTTCAATGGTGCTTGCAATATTTTTGGAGGGACCACTGTGCCAGAAAGTTCCAAGGATGCTGCAGACAtcgaaagccaaacgaaacgaaataaaataaaatacacagaCAGTTTTGGGGCGAAAGGAAGTGGAAGGAGTAGCTGTGGTAAAGAAGGGGCCAAAGGGGAGCCGGGCTCAAAAGCAGACAAAAAAGGTAAAGTGGCAATGGCACAAgacgaagacgaagacgaagaGCACGGAGCAGAGAAACGAGAACAAGGAACAGACGGAAACACGGACACGACGACGTGATATTCCAACATCCTGTGCAGCGAGTCACGAAGGAGGTGGGGAGCGCCATAAAGCCGGAGAGCACGGCAAAGCGGGGGGCGGAGGAGAGCGAAAACCTGTCATCTGCTGCATTCGATACGGGCCACGAATAGTGGGAGGgggaatcgaggaggagggaaGAAGACAAAGACGCAGAAGGATGAAGATGCAAGCATTTTTAGAATTCTCAAAATCAACATAAAAACCAAGTAAATAAACGATGGTGGCCAGTCTCAACTACACAACAGGAAAAATATGCAATCAAATATGGATATTTGATCAATATGTTTGAGTTTCGCACCTTTGCTTTTAATGAAAAATCAGTGCcttaatcaatttatttgataatttgtGATTAATATTAATACTAAATAACATACAATCCTTCGGTTGCACATTTAAGATTTATAGGACACATAATTTTTTCCACTGTAAGAAGAGCCAGTCAAAAGGAAGCTGCGCTGAGTTCCCTCCTCTCTCCCTCCCTCTGCTCTTTGCTTCTATATGTGTGCGTGATCGCTGCccagacgcagcagcagcgacgccggcagagcgacataaaacaaacaaaaacctcaCATGCATTTTTCTCTTGTTTCGCCTTTGTTCGGGTTTCCTTGTTTTTGGCCTTCGTTGTGTCGGGTATCGAAGTTTAGCCATATTTTAGGAGGATATAATAACAAACCGTAGATCATTTAGttgttatatgtatatatgatacatgtatgtatattccaCTATGAAAATTTCATATGGTgctaaaaatagtaataattaAGTGTCCTCGCTGGACTATTGGCTTGATTATTAAAGCCCCTAGGATTATAAGTCTAAAGTCTATGATGTTGGCTTAGAATGGCGAATCCTTCAACTGGGTAACCTAAACCCCGACATCCGCTGCTCCCGGGAACATTTAAGCCAGCAAATTTCGAAAAGAGAGTGGCTCTTGATTTCCGGCCTTTAGCTTCAGGTGAATTGAAAGGGAAATGGCACTGTAAGCCACCCAGACATCCTTGTGGTTttcgcaattgaaatgcatgtTTTATTCGTGCATTATTtgagcatttttttttcacagtACGCTCGGAGGGATTTGCATAATACGCCGTAGGGCAGCCGTAAAATGTGTCCGATGCCGTCTGCTGCCGTTGCCATCGCCCATATTGCGGATGGGAGTTCAAGTtgatgttgttgatgttgcttcggtggtggtggttgctGCTCGAGTCCTCAAAGGACTCGCACCGCATcccccgtgtgtgtgtgtgtgtgtgtgaatgtccTGTGCCtagtttcgtttcattttcgattcactttttcccttttcgccCTGCTGCTTCCCGCTTTTATTGTCGAACTTTACAGCTGCcgctttcatttcattttactttatttcacttttttcgtTCTGTCCAACTTGCATTTTTCCCCCGGTTGTGGCTTATTTTTTGGCAGGGTTGGTTTccacttacatacatacatacatacatatatgaatgtaTGTGGAACTTGCGACGGCGTGTCCTATGCTCCTGACTTTGATCCTTTTCCGGGGGGTGGGACCTCCGTCGTCTGGCCACCCACCCCTCGACCGTAACATTAGGGAAAGTGtcttgcaaataaataaatagtcatGTCAGCCATATTATTAATGCCCGGGAAGAAAGGTTGGTTGGAAGGTGGCTCAAGGTCTGTGCTCGCTCGGGCGGGCGGATGGGTGGTGTGGGTGCTAATCAACCCTCCGAAGAAAAGGGGAACGCATCTTACCCCGAAATACAGGAACTCCCACTACGACAGTGGTAACTAGGAGTAGAGGAGCACATAGTTTATAACAAATATAAGTTAATTGTTAGAAGTTAAACATATTCGAACTATTCGATTAtgaataattttcatttgtagATTGAATTGGTATAAAGCTAATAATTGGCAATTCTTCGTTGTTCAGCAAATGCGTGTGAATGGATTTTCAATCTTTTGAGTCGCAAGTTGAATGAATCCAATATCAAGGGCTAATCACCTTTGAAAATCAATCCGGAGCGGCGGGCGGGCGCTCACTGTACGCAATATATATGCGACTACGCATTGCTGTCTGTTCGCGTTGGGGTCAACAAACTTTTGGGCCAGCCCCCAGCAtcagtgcgtgtgtgtgtgtgtctgggtgCCTGGTTGcctgggtgtgtgtgtgtatgtggttGTGTGCGTGCGGGCGTTTGTTCGAGTGTTGGTGAGTGCGAAAAGTGAACGATTTTCCAGCAGAGCTCAAGCCAAAAACCCCTGCTGAAATCGGCGGACACCAGCACGTTCTacgcatttttgtgcattgACCCCAGACAGACGGAAGACCGCCCCAGCCAAAGCTGCACCCCCGTGCCACACCAACCCAACTACCCTTCCCCATCCCTAAAGAGCACAAGCACTCATACACACACGCTTTGCTCCccctcacacgcacacacacgcacatctgtttgtttgcatAGTACAATGGCAACCCTCgctgatttgattttcatatGGTGAATGGAATTTGAGGGTGGAATGGATGCGGATTCAACGCCCTGCCGTCGTTGGAGAACACCTTTATCGGGGGGGTTTTAtgaattttgttgtatttattattttttacgattctatatattaaaatgtgcACGCTGCTGTACACAGTAAGTAAATATTACAGGTAGCTAAGCCAAGCGCAAgttttaaagtatatttaaattaatttgagaTTTCAAAGTTAGATTAATATCAAgacatttgatttgtttaatttttaacattttcactTGGTATATGGGTTTTACAAgcaatttttgcataataaaacatacaaataaCAAGTGAAGGAGTCCCCAattatttcccctttttcctGATTACGCCGCTGGATCTTCGATTGCAAGTTTATGGCGGCATAAAAGTCAAGAAGCACCTTTAATTGCACTCCGTGTAGAGAACACCACCGCCCGCGAGCTTTTGTTTTAGTGTTATTTTACCTTTGGGGGTATGGacataaaatgattttattgcCTCCGCCCCCGCGAGGTTATTTTGGGTGTGGTTCCTCCGTACAGATTGATGGGTTTTAGTTGAATGATTGGAGAGAACGACCGGTTGGTTACTCAGTTTCCGTGGCCGTTCTGTCtttgttttccgcttttcatGCTGTCCGTGAAATTCGCCGAGCAACATTATTAGAGGTCATTTACTTTTGTTAACCGTCAGGGGTAGTTTTCTCTCGACTTTCAGATTCGCTCAACTTCGGTCTCCGATTCCCGGTGTCCTGTGTCCTTGCGTCCTCATGAATATGCGAAAATTTAACGCATGCAAATGGTGGAACTGTCCCAAGAAAACTGTCTTGTAAATGAATCTTTATGGGTCTTGTAAGGAGGGTTGTAAACGGCAGGGCGCGGGGTGCCCGGAACCCTGGGTTCGTGGGAATTTTGTCAAAACTTTTGTTGGGAAATGGCTTTTGGGATGGGTTACGGAGATACGTTTCCGTTTTGCATGAACAGGTTGGCCTGGCCTTTGTTATTAAGTTAGATGCCATTATCGTAATAGGTCTGCGGGGATCTAGTTTTTAGAGGCGGGTAGAGATGAGGGGCATTATCTCGGCTGAAATCTTTCAGGAGAATTTCGTCTCCTTCAAGCTCCATTTGTGTGATTTTCTTGGAACATAAACAGCAGCATGTGTTTCTTTGTTTAATGTGCTTTTGTTGGTTCTTCTGCTGTTGTATTCGAAAGAGCAAAGTTTCGAACTAAGGGAGTACAGTGAACTTCAGCTAAGAGGatttacatatatgc encodes:
- the LOC6732781 gene encoding asparagine--tRNA ligase, cytoplasmic, whose product is MPADQLAELTLGAIFTSEKKGSDESGDGSESKPFKTILQAMRHAGKEPFPTIYVDTKDPNAAEPYEPAAKSQLKKIQKLFVRESHKNAEKQQREAEDAEKRQQNLEDARKVKISEDPSLPVARRIRILEGTANRDSRVKVYGWVHRLRRQGKSLIFITLRDGTGFLQCVLNDQLCQTYDALTLSTESSVVLFGTLKLVPEGKTAPGGHELNVDYWELIGPAPPGGADAILNEEAQPDVQLDNRHIMIRGENTSKVLKMRSVVTQAFRAHYEARGYNEVTPPTLVQTQVEGGSTLFKLKYFGEEAYLTQSSQLYLETCLPALGDVFTISQSYRAEQSRTRRHLAEYSHVEAECPFLTFDELLDRLEDLVCDVVDRVLKSPWGYLVKELNPDFKPPQKPFRRMNYEDAIKWLKENNVTKDDGTFYEFGEDIPEAPERKMTDTINEPIMLCRFPAEIKSFYMQRCKEDQRLTESVDVLLPNVGEIVGGSMRIYDSEELLKGYAREGIDPQPYYWYTDQRVYGTMPHGGYGLGLERFLCWLLNRYHIREVCLYPRFLDRCRP
- the LOC6732782 gene encoding dynactin subunit 6, with amino-acid sequence MPSENRIKILPKAVVCEESNLRGDITFSSGCVVHPSATVIADAGPIIIGENCIIEEYATVAHRLEPGAVWDVNNILSIGTHNVFEVGCQVEAAKIGDKNVFESKCFVGRGVTVSSGCVVGAGIRIHGSQRLPENTIVYGEQGLQREAIDKQGSQTLQIDFLRKVLPNYHHLRKPNHDPKKARSVV
- the LOC6732783 gene encoding probable DNA-directed RNA polymerases I and III subunit RPAC2, translating into MTLTSIAEACALHVFCKQTKEYLNKLKMGALAELAGDEKNGEGSRTFVFTNEGHTLGNALKTIIARYPEVDFCGYTIPHPTEQKLHFRIQSRRDRAIDILKRGLEDLEGLCDHTIVTFEKEMAEFNAMKVENT